In a single window of the Massilia oculi genome:
- a CDS encoding GntR family transcriptional regulator has protein sequence MLSKLTKIQARPDLVDEVYQNLLDAISAGTLPPGSRITQEEIAEQMNVSRSPVLQALRLLKKDGLIQDAPGRGVLIAGMDPQWIGNLYQVRGALDALAARLAAAQKIDLGPGIIAAGRRAARSGDVKVMIDADIAFHTAIYRASGNPLIFETTQLHWVHLRRVMGAALQSAGQRESIWDEHEGIARAIAAGQVELAGQLSEQHAEFARRNLLERLGEVLNAPQAAGGNRAGGRAR, from the coding sequence ATGCTAAGTAAACTTACCAAGATTCAAGCTCGTCCCGACCTGGTCGACGAGGTCTACCAGAACCTGCTGGACGCGATCAGCGCCGGGACGCTGCCGCCCGGCTCCCGCATCACGCAAGAAGAGATCGCGGAACAGATGAACGTGTCGCGTTCGCCGGTGCTGCAGGCGCTGCGCCTGCTCAAGAAGGATGGGCTGATCCAGGATGCGCCCGGGCGCGGCGTGCTCATCGCCGGCATGGATCCGCAGTGGATCGGCAACCTGTACCAGGTTCGGGGCGCCCTCGATGCGCTGGCGGCGCGGCTGGCGGCGGCGCAGAAGATCGACCTCGGCCCCGGAATCATCGCCGCCGGCCGGCGCGCGGCCAGGAGCGGCGACGTCAAGGTCATGATCGATGCGGATATCGCTTTCCATACCGCGATCTACCGCGCTTCCGGCAATCCGCTGATCTTCGAGACCACCCAGCTGCACTGGGTCCACCTGCGCCGCGTGATGGGCGCGGCGCTGCAGTCGGCCGGGCAGCGCGAGTCGATCTGGGACGAACACGAAGGCATTGCTCGTGCGATCGCCGCTGGCCAGGTGGAACTGGCTGGTCAGCTGTCCGAGCAGCATGCCGAATTCGCGCGCCGCAATCTGCTCGAGCGTCTGGGGGAAGTGCTGAACGCGCCGCAGGCCGCCGGCGGCAATCGCGCCGGGGGGCGCGCGCGCTGA